The DNA segment ATAATATAACAATGCTCCTAAGAGTCTATGCAATTAGTTTTGGGTTAGTAGGCTTTATCATTGCTATTTTGAGATCTTTAATAGAAGCCAGCTCTCTTTTTGTAATTCCAACTGTATATATAGCAGTGCTTTACGGGTTTGCTATGGCGTTTTACTTTAATCCTCTGACGATGCTACTTATATACTGTATGAGTAGTGGCATTCTTATCATTTTACTACCACTCTATCAGCCACATGTATCGGAGTTGAATTATATGCAAGATATTATTGCAAATAATATCATTGCCTGGATTATTTCTAGTGTTAACTATCAGAGATTTATAAAAGTATGTAGTAAAGAAGTCGCTCTAAGAGAAATGAATCACAGGTTGAAACACCTATCATCTACCGATGTACTGACAAAGATATATAATCGTCGGAAATTGGAAGAAATGATGATCGAATTTATCAGAGAAACAGAAGTAAGGGAATGTTTCTTTTCGGTTATTTTAGTAGATATCGATCACTTCAAGAGTATCAATGATTCCTATGGCCATGCACAAGGAGACGAAGTATTGCAAAAATTAGCGAGGTTAATACGCGAGAATCTTAGGAAAAATGATGTGATTGGTAGGTGGGGTGGTGAAGAGTTTTTGATTATTTGTCCTGAAACTTGTTTACAGGAAGCTTATCATGTTGCAGAAAAAATAAGAATTACTATCGAAAATCATTCTTTTATTCGGTCAAAAAAGATCACTGGAAGTTTTGGAGTAGCTTCTTACGAGTCAGGAGATAGTGTGCACAGTATTGTTAATAAAGCTGACCAGGCAATGTATTATGCGAAAGAGATGGGTAGAAATGTAGTCAAGCAGTCTATACGTTGATAATTAGATACTGAGTAGACTGCTATCAATGAGTGTTATATCAGAAGAAAACGGGTACACATTATAGGGATGACTCAGAAGTATTCATTAAAGACTTGAAAAAGCGGAGGTGCTATAGGATGAAAATACTTATTATCGAAGATTCTGCACTATATCGAAAAATTCATGCTAAACTTTTGAATAAGGTATTACCTGATGCAGAGTTAATTGCAGCAGGTGATGGATGGGAAGGGTATCAGTTATTTGAAAAGGAAGAACCGGATTATATTTTGTTGGATCTGCTAATGCCGGTAATGAGTGGTGTTGATTTTTTGAGGCTATTACGCGATAAGTATCCTGCGACTAAAAGCAAAGTCGTTGTTTTATCAGCTGATGTACAACGAGTGGTTAAAGAAGAAGTAATGGCACTTGGGGTCCTGGAGTTTATTCATAAACCCTTTACAGAAGATAAAGCTTTATACTTATCAGAAGTGATAAGGAGGAGTCGAGATGTTGAATGAGCTTCAAAAGGAAGCATTAAGAGAACATATGAATATATATGTCGGGCAGGCAGCAAGTCTTCTTTCGGACATGCTTCGAAAAAAAATCACACTTACAACACCAGAATTATTTATACTTTCAAAATCACAGAATGATCGTGCTATCTATGAAAAAATGAAACCCTCTTTTTTTAATAGTCATGTAGTAGTGTCTACGTTGAAATTCGGGTCTGTTTTTTCAGGAAATGCTCAGCTTATATTTCCAAGAGATAAGTCTCAATGGTTGGTAAAACTTGTTTTAGGCGAAATAGAAGATGCAGGAGATGTGTCTGAAGCT comes from the Tindallia californiensis genome and includes:
- a CDS encoding GGDEF domain-containing protein, giving the protein MKNLQSFMLLLRQSNQLEFAQKMFFHNNLVILLLAAFLFFEQLVYGLVVVGFESVIGKIHLLTAVIMFFYAMIAFVIKKLNPNNITMLLRVYAISFGLVGFIIAILRSLIEASSLFVIPTVYIAVLYGFAMAFYFNPLTMLLIYCMSSGILIILLPLYQPHVSELNYMQDIIANNIIAWIISSVNYQRFIKVCSKEVALREMNHRLKHLSSTDVLTKIYNRRKLEEMMIEFIRETEVRECFFSVILVDIDHFKSINDSYGHAQGDEVLQKLARLIRENLRKNDVIGRWGGEEFLIICPETCLQEAYHVAEKIRITIENHSFIRSKKITGSFGVASYESGDSVHSIVNKADQAMYYAKEMGRNVVKQSIR
- a CDS encoding response regulator; the encoded protein is MKILIIEDSALYRKIHAKLLNKVLPDAELIAAGDGWEGYQLFEKEEPDYILLDLLMPVMSGVDFLRLLRDKYPATKSKVVVLSADVQRVVKEEVMALGVLEFIHKPFTEDKALYLSEVIRRSRDVE
- a CDS encoding chemotaxis protein CheC gives rise to the protein MLNELQKEALREHMNIYVGQAASLLSDMLRKKITLTTPELFILSKSQNDRAIYEKMKPSFFNSHVVVSTLKFGSVFSGNAQLIFPRDKSQWLVKLVLGEIEDAGDVSEALAHEELTDTDFDAIREIGNVILNSIVGALGNLLEVKLDYSLPEVQTFFYPEQEGELFEGKDPHVLIINNSFSIEEFETQGAILIVLGLDSIVELTAKINEILLDLEDI